The window TTTTCGTAAACAAGCTCGACCGTCTGGGTGCAAACTTCTTCCGCGTTAAAGATCAAGTTAAAAACGTTCTTGGTGCAAACCCACTAGTTATGACGCTTCCAATTGGTGAAGAAGATAACTTCGTTGGTGTTGTCGACGTACTTTCTCAAAAAGCTTACGTATGGGACGATTCAGGTCAACCTGAAAACTACGAAATCACTGACATTCCTGCAGACATGGTTGAGCAAGCTGCTGAATACCGTGAAATGCTTGTTGAAACTGCTTTAGAAGCAGACGACGACCTACTAATGGAATACATGGAAGGTGTTGAGCCTACTGAAGAGCAAATCAAAGCATGTATCCGTAAAGGTACTAACGAATTGTTGTTCTTCCCTACTTACTGTGGTTCTGCTTTCAAAAACAAAGGTATGCAACTTCTTCTTGATGCTGTTGTTGATTACTTACCAGCTCCAACAGAAGTTCCACCGCAGCCTCTTACTGACGAAGAAGGTGAGCCAACTGGCGAATTCGCTCTGGTTGACGCTGATGAGCCGTTCCGTGCGCTTGCATTCAAAATTATGGATGACCGTTTCGGTGCTCTTACTTTCGTACGTATCTACTCAGGTCGTATTAAGAAAGGTGATACCGTTCTTAACTCTTTCACTGGTAAAACTGAACGTATCGGCCGTATGGTTGAAATGCAGGCAGAAGACCGTACTGAGCTAACTGAAGCACAGGCCGGTGACATCCTTGCAATCGTTGGTATGAAGAATGTACAGACTGGTCACACGTTATGTGATGTTAAACAGCCATGTACACTTGAAGCTATGGTATTCCCAGAGCCGGTAATCTCAATCGCGGTTGCACCAAAAGATAAAGGTTCAACTGAGAAAATGGGTATCGCTATCGGTAAGATGGTTGCTGAAGATCCAACGTTCCAGGTTGAAACTGACGAAGATTCTGGTGAAACCATCCTTAAGGGTATGGGTGAATTACACCTTGATATCAAAGTAGATATCTTGAAGCGTACTTACGGCGTTGAACTAGAAGTTGGTAAGCCTCAGGTAGCATACCGTGAGACTATCACTCAGCCTGTAGAAGATTCTTACACGCACAAGAAACAATCTGGTGGTTCTGGTCAGTTCGGTAAGATTGATTACCGCATCAAGCCAGGCGAGCCTAACTCTGGCTTCACTTTCACCTCAACTGTTGTTGGTGGTAACGTACCGAAAGAATTCTTCCCGGCTATCGAGAAGGGTTTCAAAGGAATGATGGACGAAGGTGTTCTAGCAGGCTTCCCAGTACTAGATGTTGAAGTTGAGCTATACGATGGTGGTTTCCACGCCGTTGACTCATCTGCAGTAGCGTTCGAAATCGCAGCTAAAGGTGCGTTCCGTCAGTCTAT is drawn from Thalassotalea sp. PS06 and contains these coding sequences:
- the fusA gene encoding elongation factor G; translated protein: MADLSKYRNIGIFAHVDAGKTTTTERILKLTGMIHKIGEVHDGESTTDFMEQEAERGITIQSAAVTCEWKKHRFNVIDTPGHVDFTVEVYRSLKVLDGGIGVFCGSGGVEPQSETNWRYANESKVARLIFVNKLDRLGANFFRVKDQVKNVLGANPLVMTLPIGEEDNFVGVVDVLSQKAYVWDDSGQPENYEITDIPADMVEQAAEYREMLVETALEADDDLLMEYMEGVEPTEEQIKACIRKGTNELLFFPTYCGSAFKNKGMQLLLDAVVDYLPAPTEVPPQPLTDEEGEPTGEFALVDADEPFRALAFKIMDDRFGALTFVRIYSGRIKKGDTVLNSFTGKTERIGRMVEMQAEDRTELTEAQAGDILAIVGMKNVQTGHTLCDVKQPCTLEAMVFPEPVISIAVAPKDKGSTEKMGIAIGKMVAEDPTFQVETDEDSGETILKGMGELHLDIKVDILKRTYGVELEVGKPQVAYRETITQPVEDSYTHKKQSGGSGQFGKIDYRIKPGEPNSGFTFTSTVVGGNVPKEFFPAIEKGFKGMMDEGVLAGFPVLDVEVELYDGGFHAVDSSAVAFEIAAKGAFRQSIPKAGPQLIEPIMKVDVFTPEDHVGDVIGDLNRRRGMIKDQEAGTTGVRIKADVPLSEMFGYIGHLRTMTSGRGQFSMEFSHYNPCPNNVAEEVIAEVKERNAKK